The Zygosaccharomyces rouxii strain CBS732 chromosome G complete sequence genome contains a region encoding:
- the TRL1 gene encoding tRNA ligase (similar to uniprot|P09880 YJL087C Saccharomyces cerevisiae TRL1 tRNA ligase), with amino-acid sequence MNIENSKEMNLQRPSVKEVKNLVASLERSSELSGRGKSSKRVCQLFNSDRRVVSWKFQEWDYGKKNITLPCNARGLFITDDKENPQIVTRGYDKFFNIDEMSLTKWDSIAKGTVGPYTITLKSNGCIIFISGLEDGTLVVCSKHSTGPRDDVDRNHAEFGRNYLLNLLRERNVDVKQFARRLYDLNVTLVAEYCDDSFEEHILEYTGDSAGLYLHGVNLNKPEFVTWPMKEVNGFAQEYGFKPTMYFDLPDITSLKSFLDKCSHDGTYKGMEVEGFVIRTHLTETGQDFFFKFKFEEPYLMYRQWREVTKQYISSKSRLLKYKRHKFITNNYLDFVIPILDNDPKLSEQYMKGFGIIKLRNMFLKSYGMSGLEILNQEKIQELELKNATNDSDIVDEKTKFLIFPISVIGCGKTTTALTLTNLFPNWGHIQNDDITGKDKSMLIKKSLELLAKPDIKCVFVDRNNHQRREREQLFTWVEQLRENYLPYYTNIKTIGLSFASYDDLEKVKKLTIDRVLARGDNHQSIKSSVYGEQKVLGIMNGFVKRYQPINENRDPDNLFDYVIHLNSLDTNSSLINAKETAKKLHEKYPVLVPNIPTDEQIEKALERSLEYKPTTKKVVGGGGNRNKDKNRGKKSDKSKRISPVYFSANIEKKENIIEIVKKTFEGLNSERKSSLSKLIEEDRFQPKFHITLCHVTQGKNGAPETKQLWASYLNRYNSELEKLEDLPQILATGDKIKFKPIKLCWDEKIVSMVVQLSAVLDPHNHIVSELSCGNAIPHITVGILQDGVKPFYSNELCQKIFSNNPPPGSQCIDLDSQDIEAGICINF; translated from the coding sequence ATGAATATTGAAAACTCGAAAGAAATGAATTTGCAAAGACCTAGTGTGaaagaagtgaaaaatttagtAGCATCCCTAGAGAGATCTAGTGAACTTTCAGGTCGTGGTAAATCAAGCAAAAGAGTCTGTCAATTGTTCAATAGTGATCGTCGTGTTGTTAGCTGGAAATTCCAAGAATGGGATTATggtaaaaagaatattacGCTACCTTGTAATGCTCGTGGGTTGTTCATCACagatgataaagaaaacCCACAAATTGTAACTAGAGGTTATgacaaattctttaacatCGATGAAATGAGTCTTACCAAATGGGACTCTATAGCTAAAGGCACTGTGGGTCCCTATACTATTACTTTAAAATCCAACGGTTGTATCATATTCATATCGGGTCTTGAAGACGGGACTCTCGTGGTTTGTTCCAAACACTCAACTGGACCTCGAGACGATGTGGATAGAAACCATGCTGAATTCGGTAGAAACTACTTGTTGAATCTCCTACGTGAGAGAAACGTAGATGTTAAACAATTTGCCCGAAGATTGTACGATTTGAACGTGACACTTGTGGCAGAATACTGTGATGATTCCTTCGAAGAACACATTTTGGAGTATACTGGTGACAGTGCAGGATTGTACTTACACGGTGTAAATTTAAACAAACCTGAATTTGTCACTTGGCCCATGAAAGAGGTTAACGGTTTTGCTCAAGAATATGGGTTTAAACCAACTATGTATTTTGACCTACCAGATATAACCtcattgaaatctttcttggaCAAATGCTCCCATGATGGTACCTATAAAGGCATGGAAGTAGAGGGGTTTGTCATTAGAACCCATTTGACTGAAACTGGTcaagatttcttcttcaaatttaaatttgaagaaccaTATTTAATGTACAGACAGTGGAGAGAAGTGACTAAACAATACATCTCTAGCAAGTCTAGGTTATTGAAGTACAAAAGGCATAAATTTATTACCAACAATTATCTCGATTTCGTTATTCCCATCTTAGACAACGATCCTAAACTAAGTGAACAGTACATGaaaggatttggaattATTAAGTTAAGAAATatgtttttgaaatcataCGGTATGTCAGGATTGGAGATTTTGAACCAGGAGAAGATTCAGGAATTAGAACTGAAAAATGCCACTAATGATTCTGATATTGTGGATGAAAAGACAAAGTTCTTAATTTTCCCTATTTCTGTCATTGGTTGTGGTAAAACTACTACTGCATTAACTTTAACTAATTTATTCCCAAATTGGGGGCAtattcaaaatgatgatattaCAGGTAAGGACAAATCAATGCTCATAAAGAAATCACTCGAGCTATTAGCCAAACCAGATATCAAATGTGTCTTTGTCGACAGAAATAATCATCAACGTAGAGAACGTGAACAGTTATTCACCTGGGTCGAACAATTGAGAGAAAATTATCTTCCCTACTATACCAATATTAAGACTATTGGTTTATCATTTGCCTCCTACGacgatttggaaaaagtgaaaaaattgaccATCGATAGAGTTCTTGCTAGAGGTGATAACCATCAAAGTATTAAAAGTTCAGTTTATGGTGAACAAAAAGTTTTAGGTATCATGAATGGGTTTGTGAAAAGATACCAACCAATTAATGAGAACAGAGATCCAGATAACCTTTTCGATTATGtgatccatttgaattCCCTAGATACGAACTCTTCTCTCATCAATGCTAAAGAAACTGCGAAGAAATTGCATGAAAAGTATCCTGTTTTAGTTCCCAACATTCCCActgatgaacaaattgaaaaagcATTGGAAAGGAGTCTAGAGTACAAACCAACTACTAAAAAAGTAgtcggtggtggtggtaacaGAAATAAGGACAAAAACAGAGGTAAAAAATCTGATAAATCCAAAAGAATCAGCCCGGTCTATTTTTCTGccaatattgaaaaaaaggagaatatcattgaaattgtCAAGAAAACTTTTGAAGGACTAAATTCTGAAAGAAAATCTAGTTTATCTAAATTGATTGAAGAAGACAGGTTTCAACCTAAATTCCACATAACACTATGTCATGTTACACAGGGCAAAAATGGTGCACCAGAAACTAAGCAACTTTGGGCATCTTATCTAAACAGATACAACtcagaattagaaaaattggagGATCTACCACAAATTTTGGCTACCGGTGAcaaaattaaatttaaaccTATTAAATTATGTTGGGACGAGAAAATAGTTTCTATGGTTGTGCAACTTTCCGCAGTCTTGGACCCTCATAATCACATTGTATCCGAACTTTCTTGTGGAAATGCAATCCCCCACATTACCGTTGGTATTCTACAAGATGGCGTAAAACCGTTTTATTCCAACGAACTATGCCAAAAAATATTTAGTAACAATCCACCGCCAGGTTCTCAGTGTATCGACCTGGATAGTCAAGATATAGAAGCTGGCATTTGCataaatttttga
- the ARG3 gene encoding ornithine carbamoyltransferase (highly similar to gnl|GLV|CAGL0I10791g Candida glabrata CAGL0I10791g and similar to uniprot|P05150 YJL088W Saccharomyces cerevisiae ARG3 Ornithine carbamoyltransferase): MRHLVSIKDLSDRELEVLVDKAEEYKRIFKRQDINEVQKNHLKLLGRTVALIFSKRSTRTRISTEGAATFFGAQPMFLGKDDIQLGVNESFYDTTRVISSMVSCIFARVNSHDEILKLARDSHVPIINSLCDMYHPLQAICDMLTIKESLNYKKNKLKVAWIGDANNVVNDMAIACLKLGMDFTVSTPPGVELSPIIVNAAEEISKNNGSKLVLTHDSVEAVKGAHVLVTDTFVSMGEEYAKEAKLKQFKGFQINQELAQHADSNYKFMHCLPRHKEEVTDEVFYSDHSIVFDEAENRLYAAMAAIDVFVINKGDFDA, encoded by the coding sequence ATGCGTCATCTAGTTTcgattaaagatttgagtGACAGGGAATTAGAAGTTTTAGTGGATAAGGCTGAGGAGTACAAGAGAATTTTCAAGAGACAAGATATCAATGAAGTGCAAAAGAATCATTTGAAGTTATTGGGGAGGACTGTTGCATTGATTTTCAGTAAAAGATCAActagaacaagaatttccACTGAAGGTGCAGCAACATTCTTCGGTGCACAACCTATGTTTTTAGGTAAGGATGATATTCAGCTAGGTGTTAATGAATCATTTTACGACACAACAAGAGTTATATCTTCAATGGTTTCTTGTATCTTTGCTCGTGTTAATTCGCATGACGAAATTCTTAAATTGGCTAGAGATTCCCATGTACCTATTATCAATTCTCTTTGTGATATGTACCATCCATTGCAAGCTATTTGTGATATGTTGACCATTAAAGAAAGCTTAAACTACAAGAAAAACAAACTTAAAGTAGCATGGATTGGTGATGCTAACAATGTTGTTAACGACATGGCAATTGCATGCTTAAAATTGGGCATGGATTTTACGGTATCAACTCCACCAGGTGTGGAATTATCGCCAATTATTGTAAATGCTGCTGAAGAAATCTCAAAAAATAACGGTAGTAAACTGGTCTTAACTCATGATTCAGTGGAAGCCGTAAAGGGTGCGCATGTCTTAGTTACAGATACCTTTGTATCAATGGGTGAGGAATATGCAAAGGAAGCAAAATTGAAACAGTTCAaaggtttccaaattaatCAAGAATTAGCTCAACATGCAGATTCGAATTACAAATTCATGCATTGCTTACCAAGACATAAGGAAGAAGTCACCGACGAAGTCTTTTACAGTGATCATTCCATTGTttttgatgaagctgaaaatAGACTTTATGCAGCTATGGCCGCCATCGACGTTTTTGTAATCAACAAGGGAGATTTTGACGCttag
- the NTR2 gene encoding Ntr2p (weakly similar to uniprot|P36118 Saccharomyces cerevisiae YKR022C Protein required for cell viability): MKKRNKIKLPSLKDEDVPFKDDNGAKLNVEMLQDDFNEEDPLPLVGGLKKMGQIPIETSEKTEEKHKYDGLFKKDVKVLNLENMDLDMDPELQPPESFQPKSNFREKDYVKLLDKEEKKQITAQIKKFGGDSDEDDALQEFEDDRLALSNREQKLQDARKKKLIQDVIAEDCQNEGSSREWEANLMNRVQIQRGPTLPPLYKGIIDGNALEQELSRVQQQKRQLKAKLILLQNQRHILRHTREELVTRIKQLGTY; encoded by the coding sequence atgaagaaaaggaataAGATTAAATTGCCCTCCTTGAAAGATGAGGATGTACCGTTTAAAGATGACAATGGTGCGAAACTAAATGTTGAAATGTTACAAGATGATTTTAACGAAGAGGACCCTCTGCCCCTTGTTGGTGGTCTTAAGAAAATGGGACAAATTCCGATAGAGACTAGTGAGAAAACGGAAGAAAAGCACAAGTACGATGGGTTGTTCAAGAAGGATGTCaaagttttgaatttggaaaatatgGATCTCGATATGGATCCAGAACTGCAACCGCCGGAATCTTTCCAACCAAAGTCCAATTTCCGGGAGAAAGATTATGTCAAACTGCTAGAcaaggaagagaaaaaacaaattaCGGCTCAGATTAAAAAGTTTGGTGGTGATAGTGACGAGGATGATGCATTgcaagaatttgaagacgATAGATTGGCATTGAGCAATAGGGAACAAAAATTGCAAGACGccagaaagaaaaaactaATTCAAGATGTAATCGCGGAGGATTGTCAAAACGAAGGCAGCAGTAGAGAATGGGAGGCAAATCTAATGAACAGGGTTCAAATACAGAGAGGTCCCACACTGCCTCCACTCTACAAGGGAATTATAGATGGAAATGCAttggaacaagaattgtCGAGGGTTCAACAACAGAAGAGGCAACTAAAGGCAAAGTTGATTCTTTTACAAAACCAAAGGCACATTTTACGACATACGAGAGAAGAGTTAGTGACAAGAATCAAACAATTGGGAACCTACTAG